The Diorhabda sublineata isolate icDioSubl1.1 chromosome 6, icDioSubl1.1, whole genome shotgun sequence genome includes a window with the following:
- the LOC130444818 gene encoding pleckstrin homology domain-containing family A member 8 has protein sequence MSNSRVQSDDSTLLVKCRYFPTSNEKIGTKDFLQASSNAVSLMERFGKVFTPITNDMRENIIKLTMKYEEDTHSNKYLDDMIIGEQSSGRSSATEALLWLKRCLHFLSNLFHLIIEENNNGSISNDLAPLLQKAYADTLEPYHGWLGTQLFTILFRYMPFKKQVFFTLACDKYDCDESVLTDMKIYNDYLSTTVRRLTQFYVHNGLESLNV, from the exons ATGTCCAATAGCAGAGTTCAAAGCGATGATTCCACATTGCTTGTAAAATGTCGATATTTTCCAacatcaaatgaaaaaattggcaCAAAAGACTTTTTACAAGCTAGTTCCAATGCTGTCAGCCTTATGGAACGTTTTGGTAAAGTTTTCACACCTATTACAAATGACATGAGAGAAAACATCATTAAATTAACAATGAAATATGAGGAAGACACACATTCTAATAAGTATTTAGATGATATGATCATTGGAGAACAGTCCAGTGGAAGATCCTCTGCAACTGAAGCTTTGTTGTGGTTGAAAAg GTGTCTTCATTTTCTCTCAaacttatttcatttaataatagAAGAGAATAATAATGGATCTATTTCAAATGATTTAGCACCTTTACTACAAAAAGCTTATGCAGACACGTTAGAACCTTACCACGGTTGGCTTGGCACTCAATTATTCACTATTTTGTTCCGATACATGCCTTTCAAGAAACAAGTGTTTTTTACACTGGCTTGTGACAAATATGACTGTGATGAATCTGTATTAAcagatatgaaaatatataatgattATTTATCAACTACAGTTCGAAGGTTAACACAATTTTATGTACATAATGGTTTGGAATCACtaaatgtttaa